One genomic window of Sporosarcina ureae includes the following:
- the trmL gene encoding tRNA (uridine(34)/cytosine(34)/5-carboxymethylaminomethyluridine(34)-2'-O)-methyltransferase TrmL — translation MTIHVALFEPQIPANTGNISRTCAGTDTALHLIKPLGFSTEDKMLKRAGLDYWEHVDITYHEGIQEFLDSYPEGEFYFITKFGETSYDTFDYSDPDKDIFFVFGKETTGLPNEITDKYKESCLRIPMNDEHIRSLNLSNTAAILIYEALRQQGFAHLT, via the coding sequence ATGACGATTCACGTTGCATTATTTGAACCGCAAATTCCCGCAAATACCGGAAATATTTCACGTACTTGTGCGGGTACGGATACAGCTCTCCATTTAATAAAGCCGCTTGGTTTTTCTACTGAAGATAAAATGTTGAAACGAGCTGGACTGGATTACTGGGAGCATGTTGATATTACGTATCATGAAGGAATCCAAGAGTTTCTAGACAGCTATCCGGAAGGCGAGTTTTATTTCATTACAAAATTCGGAGAGACGAGCTATGACACGTTTGATTATTCAGATCCCGATAAGGATATTTTCTTTGTGTTTGGCAAAGAAACTACTGGGCTGCCGAATGAAATTACGGATAAGTATAAAGAGAGTTGTTTGCGCATCCCGATGAACGATGAGCATATCCGTTCATTGAACTTGTCGAATACTGCTGCCATTCTTATTTATGAAGCACTTCGTCAACAAGGTTTTGCACATTTAACGTAA
- a CDS encoding disulfide oxidoreductase, with protein sequence MNKKQENWLLSMWAVALIATLGSLYFSEIKGYIPCTLCWYQRIFMYPIVLIGLIALIQKNISIAWTTASFAFIGGCISLYHYGLQKLAFLQDSAPECSGASCTGAYINYLGFITIPFLALIAFAFIFIASLVILKQTKE encoded by the coding sequence ATGAATAAAAAACAGGAAAACTGGCTCCTCTCCATGTGGGCCGTCGCGCTAATCGCTACACTTGGCTCTTTGTATTTCTCAGAAATCAAAGGCTATATACCTTGCACGTTGTGTTGGTACCAACGAATTTTCATGTATCCTATTGTATTAATCGGCTTGATTGCACTTATTCAAAAAAACATTTCGATTGCCTGGACTACAGCTTCATTCGCTTTCATAGGAGGGTGTATCTCCCTCTACCACTACGGTCTTCAGAAACTGGCTTTCTTACAAGACAGCGCTCCTGAATGCAGCGGGGCTTCTTGTACAGGTGCATACATCAATTATCTCGGCTTTATTACGATTCCTTTTCTTGCATTGATAGCATTTGCTTTTATTTTCATCGCAAGTCTTGTAATCTTGAAACAAACAAAGGAGTGA
- a CDS encoding helical backbone metal receptor: MKKEIIDHLGRTVVYNFPPKRIVTLCPGITETLFGIGLEEEIVGRTRYCIYPEQAKNVPAVAGTKDLKLEKIHEVQPDLIIMEKEENTKEMVEILSEFYPVYVAEVQTIEEAYRMITDMGSLTDHEQQSKSLVSEIKQAFTALPTLPAARVAYVIWQKPYMVVGKDTYINSLLQELGFITPFAESSDRYPALTEEQFKEADLDLVLLSSEPYPFKEKQQVQFQEMLPDSAIQLIDGEMFWYGVRMLEGAKYFQKFSFDV, encoded by the coding sequence TTGAAGAAAGAAATTATCGACCACTTGGGAAGAACCGTTGTGTATAATTTCCCACCCAAACGAATTGTTACATTATGTCCTGGTATTACAGAAACATTATTCGGAATTGGACTTGAGGAAGAAATTGTTGGACGCACACGATATTGTATATATCCCGAACAAGCTAAGAATGTTCCCGCAGTCGCAGGAACGAAAGATTTGAAGTTGGAAAAGATACATGAAGTACAACCTGACTTGATTATTATGGAAAAAGAAGAAAACACAAAAGAGATGGTTGAAATTCTTTCCGAGTTCTATCCGGTTTATGTAGCAGAAGTACAGACGATCGAAGAAGCTTATAGAATGATTACAGATATGGGTTCGTTGACTGATCATGAGCAACAATCGAAATCTCTTGTATCAGAAATCAAGCAAGCATTTACGGCGCTCCCCACTCTACCTGCTGCACGAGTTGCCTATGTCATTTGGCAAAAGCCGTATATGGTTGTCGGAAAAGACACTTATATCAACTCGCTGTTACAAGAACTCGGTTTCATCACACCGTTTGCTGAATCATCTGATCGCTATCCGGCTTTAACGGAAGAACAATTCAAGGAAGCGGATCTTGATTTAGTCTTACTGTCATCTGAACCCTATCCATTTAAAGAAAAACAACAAGTTCAATTCCAAGAAATGCTACCCGATTCAGCGATCCAGCTCATTGATGGTGAAATGTTTTGGTATGGAGTTCGGATGCTTGAAGGCGCCAAGTATTTTCAAAAATTCTCTTTCGACGTCTGA
- a CDS encoding hemolysin family protein, giving the protein MDIAIRLAAFAALIAITAFFVACEFAIVKVRSSRLDQLIVEGNQRAVLSKKIADNLDEYLSACQLGITISALGLGMLGEPTVRMMLAPVFEMFILDAHVETILSFTIALAIVTYLHVVVGELAPKTIALHKAEELSLSLAVPLNLFYRLMYPIIKGMNGSARLVTRLLGFKSISELEVGHTEEELRIILSDSLRSGEINQAEYKYVNRIFEFDDRVAKEIMLPRTEMMTVDKEMTLSEVFELLGVEQFTRYPIIDGDKDHVIGLINMKHLLTAYIKDPSNGSKSVINYMQPIIRVIETIPIGELLLKIQRERIHMAVLLDEYGGTSGLVTIEDILEEIVGEIRDEFDMDELPELQIVGADHYILDAKMLIENVNHALNIEILEEDIDTIGGWFMDQRFEAIQGEKIIEQGYEFTVKEVDGNHILYLEAKKQPSEVATNEATDSSK; this is encoded by the coding sequence TTGGATATTGCCATACGATTGGCAGCATTTGCTGCCTTGATCGCAATCACCGCTTTTTTTGTCGCGTGTGAATTCGCAATCGTGAAAGTCCGTTCATCACGTCTCGACCAATTAATCGTCGAAGGTAATCAACGTGCGGTTCTTTCAAAAAAAATTGCCGATAATTTAGATGAATATTTATCCGCTTGTCAGCTCGGAATTACGATTTCGGCACTCGGCTTAGGTATGCTCGGGGAACCAACAGTCCGTATGATGTTAGCTCCTGTTTTTGAAATGTTTATACTTGATGCCCATGTCGAAACCATTCTTTCATTCACTATCGCTTTAGCGATCGTCACCTATTTGCATGTCGTGGTAGGAGAACTAGCTCCAAAGACCATCGCTTTGCATAAGGCGGAAGAATTATCCTTATCCCTTGCCGTCCCACTGAATCTATTTTACCGTCTTATGTACCCGATCATTAAAGGAATGAACGGATCGGCACGTCTCGTTACACGATTGCTAGGCTTCAAATCCATTTCCGAATTAGAAGTAGGTCATACAGAGGAAGAATTGCGTATTATTTTATCTGATAGTTTGCGAAGCGGTGAAATTAATCAAGCAGAGTACAAGTACGTCAATCGTATTTTTGAGTTTGATGACCGAGTCGCAAAGGAAATTATGCTACCAAGAACAGAAATGATGACAGTCGATAAAGAAATGACATTATCCGAAGTGTTCGAATTACTAGGTGTAGAACAGTTTACCCGTTATCCAATTATTGACGGGGACAAAGATCACGTCATCGGACTTATCAACATGAAACACTTACTGACGGCCTATATTAAAGATCCGTCAAATGGTAGTAAATCGGTCATCAATTATATGCAACCAATTATCCGAGTCATCGAAACGATCCCAATTGGAGAATTACTCTTGAAGATCCAGCGGGAACGTATTCACATGGCCGTTCTATTGGATGAATATGGAGGGACTTCAGGTTTGGTCACTATTGAAGACATCTTAGAAGAAATTGTTGGTGAGATCCGCGATGAATTCGATATGGATGAACTACCTGAACTTCAGATTGTTGGCGCAGACCATTATATTCTGGATGCTAAAATGCTGATTGAAAATGTCAATCATGCATTGAACATTGAAATACTTGAAGAGGATATTGATACAATCGGCGGTTGGTTCATGGATCAACGCTTTGAAGCTATACAAGGCGAAAAGATTATTGAACAAGGATATGAGTTTACTGTCAAGGAAGTAGACGGCAACCATATTCTTTACCTAGAAGCAAAAAAACAACCTTCCGAAGTCGCAACCAATGAAGCTACCGATTCGTCTAAATAA
- a CDS encoding YheE family protein, translating into MMLQHFSYKKMFEDSDLPGWTISFYYHNKQYKGDYHKDGTINWKNGTPPDEEQVLRMVHDLMTFHVYE; encoded by the coding sequence ATGATGCTACAACATTTCAGTTATAAAAAAATGTTCGAAGACTCTGATCTGCCAGGCTGGACCATCTCATTTTATTACCATAACAAACAATACAAAGGCGACTACCATAAAGATGGCACAATCAACTGGAAAAACGGCACACCTCCGGACGAAGAACAAGTCTTACGAATGGTGCATGACCTTATGACTTTCCACGTCTATGAATGA
- a CDS encoding RluA family pseudouridine synthase, producing MTSFHYTTERPGETIEKLLREQWQGGKKSVHQMRMDKSVTDTDGQPVDWKEPLPEGTELIFGFSEAQSAYKPEPSNSLRVLWEDEHLLAVHKPAGVSVHPEHLPGTGTLMNEVMGYIEAKSGTYAEHIHRLDQHTAGVLLIAKHPLAKTMFDRMLEQNQIERYYTAELEGQLRKPRGTINMPIGKDRYHATKRRVSPSGQSAVTHFKVLERKPDTTLVEAQLETGRTHQIRVHFSHMGHPVVGDQLYGSETMSRGPYKLVATKVTFTHPITSEMIVVETE from the coding sequence ATGACAAGTTTTCATTATACGACTGAACGACCCGGCGAGACGATCGAAAAATTACTAAGAGAACAATGGCAAGGTGGGAAGAAATCTGTTCACCAAATGCGCATGGATAAAAGTGTAACGGATACAGATGGACAACCAGTAGATTGGAAAGAACCCCTTCCTGAAGGCACGGAACTGATCTTCGGTTTCTCTGAAGCACAGTCTGCATACAAACCAGAACCGTCAAACTCCCTGCGTGTATTATGGGAAGACGAACATTTACTTGCGGTGCACAAACCTGCTGGAGTATCCGTACACCCGGAACACTTACCTGGTACTGGCACATTGATGAACGAAGTCATGGGCTATATTGAAGCAAAAAGCGGCACCTATGCAGAGCATATCCATCGATTGGATCAACATACGGCAGGTGTTTTACTTATCGCAAAGCATCCGCTAGCGAAAACAATGTTCGACCGGATGTTGGAACAGAATCAAATCGAACGATATTATACGGCTGAACTAGAAGGTCAGCTAAGAAAACCGCGCGGTACGATTAATATGCCAATCGGTAAAGATCGCTATCATGCAACAAAGCGTAGAGTATCACCATCCGGCCAATCTGCGGTCACGCATTTTAAAGTACTTGAACGTAAACCGGATACGACACTTGTTGAAGCACAGTTGGAAACAGGAAGAACACACCAGATTCGTGTCCACTTCTCCCATATGGGTCACCCCGTAGTCGGAGATCAACTGTATGGAAGCGAGACGATGTCAAGAGGACCTTATAAGCTAGTCGCTACAAAGGTCACTTTCACGCATCCCATTACGTCAGAGATGATTGTAGTAGAAACTGAATAA
- a CDS encoding aldo/keto reductase encodes MSTIFDQMIILSNGVQMPQFGLGTYKMTEPEQTMQAVEKAVSLGYRAIDTASIYDNEQAVGEAIRHTGLAREDFFVTSKVWNDHQGYDETLRAFERTLTRLDMNYLDLYLTHWPVASSYVDTYRAIERLYDERLIRSTGVSNHHESHLQEIFTIANIRPMVNQIELHPRLTQEPLRLFCREHQIAVTSWSPLARGQILEDATLTAIAAQHGKTVAQVVIRWHLQNGLIVIPKSVSFDRIQENSEVADFELTLSDMAIIDALNRDERTGTDPDSF; translated from the coding sequence ATGTCAACGATTTTTGATCAGATGATTATACTGAGCAACGGTGTGCAAATGCCACAGTTCGGTTTAGGAACGTATAAAATGACAGAACCTGAGCAAACCATGCAAGCTGTTGAGAAAGCGGTTTCACTAGGCTATCGCGCAATTGATACAGCATCTATTTATGATAATGAACAAGCAGTGGGGGAAGCGATCCGTCACACCGGTCTAGCGCGTGAAGACTTCTTTGTGACATCGAAAGTGTGGAATGATCACCAAGGATATGATGAAACGCTGCGTGCATTCGAGCGTACATTAACTAGATTAGATATGAATTATCTAGACTTATATTTGACACATTGGCCTGTTGCCAGCAGTTACGTAGATACATATCGCGCGATTGAAAGACTGTATGATGAAAGATTGATTCGATCAACAGGTGTTTCCAATCATCACGAGTCACATTTACAAGAAATATTTACTATTGCTAATATTCGTCCTATGGTGAATCAAATAGAACTCCATCCACGTTTAACTCAAGAACCGTTGCGGCTGTTTTGTCGTGAACATCAAATTGCGGTCACGTCTTGGAGTCCTTTGGCTAGAGGGCAGATTCTTGAAGATGCAACACTCACTGCAATCGCTGCGCAACACGGGAAGACTGTCGCTCAAGTCGTCATCAGATGGCATCTCCAAAATGGATTGATCGTTATTCCAAAGTCTGTGTCATTTGATCGTATTCAAGAAAATAGTGAAGTGGCTGATTTTGAATTAACACTTTCAGATATGGCGATTATCGATGCGTTGAACCGTGATGAACGGACAGGTACGGATCCAGATTCATTTTAA
- a CDS encoding NCS2 family permease produces the protein MFQLEKNQTTVKTELLAGMTTFLTMVYIVIVNPIILSEAGVPFDQVFLATIIATVIGTLWMALFANYPIAIAPGMGLNAYFASVVIGSDGQLDYLTAFSAVFIAGLIFVLLSMTSFREKLIEEIPENLKHGITAGIGLFIAFIGLRLSGLVVPHESNIVQLGELTSPAVLLTLFGLLVTIILMNRNVYGAIFIGMIATGVVAFFTKQLQFDGIVKMPHLPEGVLVWNPVQAMQDVISYGLYGVVLSFLLVTLFDTTGTMIGVAKQAGLMKGNSLPRARHALLADSVAATVGSMVGTSPTSAYVESSSGVAVGGRTGLTTLTVAVLFIAAAFFSPIVSALSGVAAITAPALIIVGSLMIGAVKNINWDSFDESFPAFLVILTMPLTSSIATGIALGFITYPLLKITKGQGKQVPMLMYIFAVLFTYQLLFLPH, from the coding sequence GTGTTCCAATTAGAGAAAAATCAAACGACAGTCAAAACAGAATTACTTGCAGGCATGACCACTTTCCTGACGATGGTCTATATCGTCATCGTCAATCCAATTATTTTATCTGAAGCCGGTGTTCCATTCGATCAAGTCTTTTTAGCCACCATTATAGCTACTGTGATCGGTACGCTTTGGATGGCCTTATTCGCAAACTATCCAATTGCTATTGCACCTGGAATGGGTTTGAATGCGTACTTTGCTTCCGTCGTCATCGGGTCTGACGGTCAACTCGACTACCTGACAGCTTTTTCTGCCGTCTTTATAGCAGGTCTAATCTTTGTATTACTATCGATGACTTCTTTCCGAGAAAAGCTAATTGAAGAAATTCCTGAAAATCTTAAACACGGTATCACGGCCGGAATTGGATTATTTATCGCATTCATCGGTCTACGTTTATCAGGATTAGTAGTTCCCCATGAATCCAACATCGTTCAGCTAGGTGAACTTACCTCGCCTGCTGTATTACTGACATTGTTCGGATTGCTCGTGACTATTATTCTAATGAACCGCAATGTCTATGGTGCTATTTTTATTGGAATGATTGCAACAGGTGTTGTCGCATTCTTCACGAAGCAATTACAATTCGATGGTATTGTGAAAATGCCCCACTTGCCTGAAGGAGTTCTTGTATGGAATCCGGTACAGGCGATGCAAGATGTTATTTCTTACGGTTTATACGGTGTCGTGCTATCTTTTCTACTCGTCACTTTATTTGATACAACTGGAACGATGATTGGAGTAGCCAAGCAAGCTGGCCTCATGAAAGGTAATTCTTTACCTCGCGCACGCCATGCACTTCTAGCCGACTCAGTAGCCGCCACAGTCGGCTCAATGGTTGGAACTAGCCCAACATCCGCTTATGTCGAATCATCCTCTGGCGTAGCTGTAGGTGGGCGTACAGGGTTGACTACATTGACAGTTGCAGTACTATTCATAGCTGCAGCATTTTTCAGTCCTATCGTCAGTGCCTTATCCGGCGTCGCAGCCATTACAGCACCTGCTTTGATTATTGTGGGCAGTTTGATGATCGGTGCGGTGAAAAATATCAATTGGGATTCATTCGACGAATCATTCCCAGCGTTTCTAGTTATTTTGACGATGCCGCTGACTTCAAGTATTGCGACAGGTATCGCACTGGGATTCATCACATACCCGTTACTGAAGATTACAAAAGGGCAAGGTAAGCAAGTTCCTATGCTGATGTATATCTTCGCTGTTCTATTCACCTATCAGCTGCTATTCCTGCCTCACTAA
- a CDS encoding thioredoxin family protein, with protein sequence MKKLLAIGGIIVALFILIIVLNNKSNETKLADNPYGTNNLQQSTIDLLDNESYQNVELPEEIFKKIESGEPTTVYYFSPECPHCIDMTPRLMPIADEYGAHVYQYNLLEYQDQLKQEYNITSWPTLVHYKDGKEQGRTVGSQPDDQIRAFFDEFESN encoded by the coding sequence TTGAAAAAATTACTAGCTATTGGTGGAATTATTGTCGCACTCTTCATTCTGATCATTGTCCTCAATAATAAATCCAATGAAACGAAGCTGGCTGACAATCCGTACGGTACAAATAATCTACAACAATCCACAATCGATTTATTAGACAATGAAAGTTATCAGAACGTCGAACTTCCTGAAGAAATCTTCAAAAAAATTGAAAGCGGCGAACCGACAACTGTTTATTATTTCAGCCCGGAATGCCCGCACTGCATAGATATGACACCGCGTTTGATGCCGATTGCAGATGAATATGGTGCACATGTCTATCAGTATAATCTGCTCGAGTACCAAGATCAGTTAAAACAGGAATACAATATTACATCATGGCCTACACTAGTCCATTATAAAGATGGAAAAGAACAAGGCAGAACAGTCGGCTCACAGCCTGATGATCAAATTAGAGCATTCTTTGATGAATTCGAAAGCAATTAA
- a CDS encoding rubrerythrin family protein translates to MFVTQLRNAVEEKYKSYFYYKSMYQLTNDLLWQEFIRHAYEDEKSHYEMFQQLHYIMTNEFVPNPKKPAPCTNLKESAKNALVYELEAVEQCKEMFLTIPFEEAYDPIFIALHDDMEHAIRMSTIFNGAN, encoded by the coding sequence GTGTTTGTTACTCAACTACGTAATGCAGTCGAGGAAAAGTATAAATCGTATTTTTATTATAAGTCCATGTATCAGCTAACGAATGATTTGTTATGGCAAGAATTCATTCGCCATGCATATGAGGATGAAAAAAGTCATTACGAGATGTTTCAGCAGTTGCATTATATAATGACAAATGAGTTTGTGCCGAATCCCAAAAAGCCAGCGCCTTGTACAAATTTAAAAGAGTCAGCCAAAAATGCGCTAGTTTATGAACTTGAAGCAGTAGAACAATGTAAGGAAATGTTTTTGACGATTCCTTTTGAAGAAGCATATGATCCAATTTTCATTGCATTACATGATGATATGGAGCATGCGATTCGAATGTCTACCATATTCAATGGAGCAAATTAA
- a CDS encoding DUF445 domain-containing protein, whose product MKRLKIVLTILFMAFIGALIGGVTNHLAIKMLFRPHEAKYIGKTRLPFTPGLIPKRRNELATQLGKTVTNYLLTPDLFRKKMLTPGMEKRVQTFVQSKMDQYILQSDKTLNDWLKLAGADGLPEQVEDKLVTLIDQQLYGMKEKVTTGTVEDVMPLRWQQQIEERIPLASDFVLLRASQFVDSAEGRQTFQKLIDDFLASKGTFGGMLNMFFGESESLVGKVQREALRFIEAPGTKELLDKLIWKEWQNVQQQPMEQLTSGFDFDSVFASVRKYALEQLALRERLDHSLSHYWPQGSTWTAEKVTPQIVSFLFTQAEVQLEQSLKKLKLDEMVKEQVDTFPVAVLEDLVLGISRREFKMITVLGAFLGGIIGIVQGIIAITLNG is encoded by the coding sequence GTGAAGCGATTGAAAATAGTACTAACTATTTTGTTCATGGCGTTTATTGGCGCATTGATTGGTGGAGTAACGAATCATCTGGCGATCAAGATGCTGTTTAGGCCACATGAAGCAAAATACATTGGAAAAACTCGTTTGCCGTTTACACCCGGCTTGATTCCGAAGCGCCGAAATGAATTGGCGACACAGCTTGGTAAAACGGTGACAAATTATTTGCTGACACCTGACCTGTTCCGGAAAAAGATGTTGACGCCTGGAATGGAAAAGCGTGTACAGACGTTTGTCCAAAGTAAAATGGATCAATACATCCTGCAATCAGATAAGACATTGAACGACTGGCTCAAGCTTGCGGGTGCAGACGGACTTCCTGAACAAGTGGAAGATAAGTTGGTTACATTGATTGATCAGCAACTATACGGGATGAAAGAAAAAGTAACAACAGGTACAGTGGAAGACGTCATGCCTCTTCGGTGGCAACAACAAATAGAAGAAAGAATTCCTCTAGCTTCTGATTTTGTACTATTACGTGCAAGTCAATTTGTTGATTCAGCAGAAGGAAGACAGACATTCCAAAAGTTGATCGATGATTTCTTGGCTTCAAAAGGCACATTTGGCGGCATGCTCAATATGTTTTTTGGAGAATCGGAATCGCTTGTCGGCAAGGTTCAGCGGGAAGCATTGCGATTTATAGAAGCACCTGGAACAAAAGAGTTACTGGATAAATTGATTTGGAAAGAGTGGCAAAATGTTCAGCAACAACCGATGGAACAATTGACGTCTGGATTCGATTTTGATAGTGTGTTTGCTTCAGTGAGAAAATATGCACTGGAACAATTGGCGCTACGTGAAAGACTCGATCACAGCTTGTCCCATTATTGGCCACAAGGATCCACCTGGACGGCTGAGAAGGTGACACCACAGATTGTCAGCTTTTTATTCACCCAAGCAGAAGTGCAACTTGAACAATCGTTGAAGAAACTAAAACTAGATGAAATGGTGAAAGAACAGGTTGACACATTCCCTGTGGCTGTTCTGGAAGATCTAGTTCTCGGCATTTCACGTAGAGAGTTTAAAATGATTACGGTTCTGGGCGCGTTTTTAGGTGGAATTATTGGTATTGTGCAAGGAATCATAGCAATTACACTAAATGGATAG